The region gagagaaccAGAAAGGAAGACAGCGGGCTTGCGTGTACGCACGCAGTGTTCACATGCCTCTCAGTCGCTCATTGTCAACAGGTTGTTGATTTAGGAGAGGAATAGCTGCTTTCGTgatgttgacaaaaacaaaagaagagacaATGAGAGTGCACTCTGACCCGATGCAGATCAGCGGATGTGATTCATGTTCTTCACAATGTCTATTTTTAGACATCAATTATTCAGACTCTGAATGTGTTTACTAATTACGACAAGCAGATATTTTTACCGCAAGCCATGTGCCTGCGTGGATCAGCTGTTTAAGATAGCAGCTCTAGTCTGTGTCCAAACAGACAGGAGGTCAATGCGGTTACACAACAGCCTCCTCAGGTATGCAGTGATTTGTTTGACTGTTGATAGAATGAAGGAGGCGTGCGGGGTTGCTTTGGCCAGAGAAGACCATCAGCATGTTCCTTATCTTCTGTCTACACATCAGAGCACTTCCTCAGTCAGTCCTGCACTACATTTCCTGTTGTTCCCACCGTGCTCTCTGTCAAAAAAGAGCTTCTTCCTGCTAAAGCTGCGTCTCTTGTTGTAAACTTTCTTGCTCTTGTTCTCATGTATCCAATTTTGTACAGCTGTATTCTACAAAATATCAGTTTTCCAAGTCTTTCTTACTTTGGACAGACATCAGTTTGTATTATATGCTTCACCTAAAAATACATTGCgtaacacagcaaaacaaaaaccgAAGACAAACAAACTCTATTTTTAGAAATGGAAACAATTGAAACACACGCAAGACTGACTGCGAATGTTCTCAGAGTTCTCAGAGAAACTTGTGTAATACTGTAACACTGTAGGCGCTTCAGTGTTACTGTCAGGAAAATTTGAAGAAAGAAGTATCATAGCAAGATTTTTTAGTTTTCACCtggtttctgttcattttcatcCAACAGGTCAGGTCTGATGAAGTCTGAGGTCCAGCTAGCGGCCTGTAAAGGTTGGAGAGATATCAGCAATAGCACTGGTCACAACCCTATAGAGCGGATTTTCACTGACACAGATCATGCCCAAAAGGTAAATTCTTTGAGATTACACCCTGTCCCCATGAGACtcctgcattttcttttttgcatttgatgTGTTTAATTGACAGCCCAGTTAATAATAAGTATTAACAAATTATACATTTCCCTAGAAAATCATGAGCTCTTTGAAGATTCAGAAAGCCGAGGCTCATGCTCTCTACAGATGCCTGGCTGCTAACAAAGTAGGAGAGGATTCACGCATCATCTTTTTCCATGTGACACGTAAGCactatgttttttcttctcctttgtTTCATGTGGGCTCTTTCTGTAATCGTGGCTACATTTCAGTGTACATCACGTCTGGTTTCAttcttgtttgtgtgtccatCTGTTAGGTGGCCTTGAGCTGAGTGTGTCTCCATCCAATGAGCCGTTGGAAGAAGACGATGTGGTCCTGCGGTGTAAGGCAGACAGGCTGATCTACAACAACCTCGCTTGGTTCCGTGTGAACAACATCTCAGAGTCGGAGCAGATCGCGTCAGTGCAGTCCTGTCGCTCCGTGCCGCCGCAATGGAAGCCCCTGTCGCACGTCAAGTCGTCCAGTGTGCGGGGCACCAACGTAACCCTGGACCTGCCGCTGCCCAACGCATCCCGCCAGGATGAGGGTCTGTATGCCTGTCAGGTGGAAAACATCAAGACTGGGGAGAGAACCTGCCTGCTACGCCGTCTTTCTCTCAGAGGTAAAACAAAGATTTCAatgtctgacctctgacccctttTTGTTTGATGGTGTTGTGCCTGgcaaaacaattattcaaaaGGGAAAACCATAATTTCATTACATAGGATAGAAATCTGACAGGTTTGtgcattacaaaaaaatgttttagaggCACTTTACTGTCATATTTTCGATTGCTGAAGTGAAGCTTTATGCCTGTAATTTGGGATTATTTtacttgtttccactgcagtTACATTGTTTTCACATTAAGGATTTTTCAAAAGACCAGTGCTACCATCTTGACACAAGctgaatatatttataatggAGTCATGAagaatatacaataatatataatataataactgtTTGCTATTGTTCCAAGAGAGTTCAAGCATGTTCAAAAGAGTCAGCAAAACATGATATTTAAAGTTATTCAGTGGCTTTGAAATGAATTGCGTTTGATTCTGTGCTATAATCTTAGGTCTTGAGGCTGCAAGGATCCTTAACAATTTAACCGACCAAAAGGCTAACGTGAGTGCAACGATCACTCTCCTCTGTAATGCCACTGGGACGCCAAACCCAACGGTGGTGTGGACCAAAAACAACCACACTGTGGTGGAGGGCTCAGGTGAGGCGTGCACGTCTTATCAATTAAAACTGACTGACTTCATGAGTTGCCACAGCTATTAAGGAATAATGTGGAATTGTTTTCAGGTGTGATTCTGAGCCAGCGCAACCATGATTTGACTATTCAGCGTGTGAAGAAGGAGGACAGTGGTCTGTACACCTGCACTGCATGTAACAGTCGTGGCTGTGACACCTCACAGGCCTTTTTGACTACTGAAGGTCAGTCCCTGCCTGAACTGGCAACTGATGCTAATTATAACTGAAATATTACGGTGTATAATGATGTAATATTTCCTGTttactgataataaaaaatattttgtccataGTTCATGGAAGAGAGTTAGCCTTAACCTCTTGGCAGTACCCACAAAGACTGTGTATTTATATCCAGCCTCAAGGTTTCAGTGATTCACATCACACATACGTATTTTATGATATCAAAGATGTAGAGTAAGAATAACTTTGCTTCCGCATGACAGGAAGTTGGCCCAGTTAGCGCACATCCTCCTGGGAGTTTCtaaatccaaaacaatgagGAGACTGCAGGACAAAGGGAGAGGCCAACCCTGCCCCAACTCCAGCCTCCACCTCTCCTGTCCACCCTTTTCTGTCctggacagagagacaaataGACAAATGTGCTAACTAGAACCAGCAGGGCCTACGTGACCTGATCCCCGCCAGCAGAATGTAGACCCAGTTACAGCAGTTCCCAGCGCCACTAAAGAGGGAGGGTAGACGACAAACCCCCTAACAAGAAAATCTCTGTGTATGAGATTTACAGAGCAACAGAGAACTGAAGTGAATTAGAGGGAGAAACGGTCCATTACAGCATGTAGTTACACACCACTATTGCTCTGATAGGCCTTTTCCAAGTTGTCTTTGGCAGTACTTGTTCGCGCTGACTCCTGACCATTTGTTATGACTAGATAAAATATCAGTTTGCTTACGGTCCAAATTCCAACAGCCTCCTTCCTCCAacccaaacacagacacatgtgTAGATGCCAAAGACAATGACAAATCTGTCTGAACTTTATGCCCTGCTGCCAAGGCACGTCACTGAAATTACACTCGACATTCCTCTTTTTCTCAGGAGAATGGGCCCTTAATTTGTCAGATCACTTGTACGATTTGACACTTTTCATGAGACGTTTTTGTGAATAATCCTGCAAATGATATTTCTGTGCTTGTTTTAGGtgcagaggaaaaaactaaTGTGGAGCTGATTGTTCCTATTGGGTCAGTGGTCATCGCCATGTTTTTCTGGCTACTGATCGTCTTTGTCATCCGTGGAAGAAAGAGAGTAAGAacttcctcatcctcatcctcccttTGCCACGCTTTTCCTTCCTTGGATTTTCCCTCCAGTTACACACAGGGGAGccaataatgaataataaaattatagctaaaacacacccacatgcaTGAGAAAAACACTCATGGGGTGTATGACTAATTAGAAGTGATTAGTGTGGCTCTCAGTAGCCGCTCTCCTTTGTATCCAGGAACAAGAGGGCCACTTTCTGCTCCCATAAGTCACGCGGACTCGCAGTACTGACTGGGCCCCCTTTTACTGGAGGGGCACCGGAGTCACTGGAAAACTGCTGACAAACCATGGCTCATTAATTCACATGTTACATCTCTGCTTGCCTCTCATATTCTCTCTCAGCCAAATGGTGGGGATCTGAAGACGGGCTACCTGTCCATGATCCTGGACTCAGAGGACATGCCCATGGATGAGCAGTGTGAAAGGCTCACCTATGATGCTAACAAATGGGAGTTCCCTCGGGACAGGCTGAAGCTAGGTGAGACCGTGGATGTATAATAATCTAATGGGtgaaacatgaaactgaaaTCCAGAAAATAGGCAGCAAGGGGGTATAGTGAGTAAGGACAACGGTCCTTAAGCAAGACACTGAAAGGGGGGACAAGCAAGGAGAATGTCCCCAGAAGAGTTCATTTATAATCACAAAAAATTATGCTGAAAAATAGTTCAATTCATCCATATGAAATTATTATAGATTTTAACAATTAGATGACTGTctgccattttaaaaaaatgtttaattatttttaaaatgattttcagcCTTGCTAGCGTTGTTGCACTAGGTATGGCAATGTCGGTCTGTCAGTTGGTCCATCAGcatgtttgcattttcattgtgagcatgctgacattagcttTAGTACAGCctgacagagctgctagcatggctgtagacttgccttgttacattgtgtttttgatgtttgagAAGTTCAAGTTCAAAATGTCAGGAACATATCTCATGTTAAATAAAAGATGGACAAAAATACCAAGggaaaaagtcataaaaagagagaaagaacaaaaaaagtaacAACAGACTGACTATATTGTGTACCAGGGATTATCAGTGGTTTGTAGgtttgtggggaaaaaatgcataaaaactAGATAGCAATTGAGCATATAAGTCAAAATAGAAAAATTTTAATCTTCATGTCAAATGTTCTGCATCAAAGGTGAACCACTGGGACGAGGAGCATTTGGTCAGGTTGTAGAAGCAGCCGCCTTTGGCATCGAGAAAGCCACCACATGCACCACTGTTGCAGTCAAGATGCTTAAGGGTTAGTAATCagtcctctccttctctccccgcacacacacacacacacacacacacacacacacacacacacacatatagacaaaAGACAGTTCAAaccttcaaacacacagagctaaATGTGATCTCTTTGTGTCAAAGAGGGAGCCACGTCGAGTGAGTACCGTGCCTTGATGTCAGAGCTGAAAATCCTCATCCATATTGGACATCATCTCAATGTTGTTAACCTGCTGGGAGCCTGTACAAAGCCTGGGGGTGAGTCATCATACAAAACACACGCCTGTACTTTACATCAAGAAGGGCCTGTTCACGTTGTCCCCTTTGTGTCCCGAGCATACAGCATTCCTGAGTAATAGTCGTTTTTATGAGAGCAAGAGATGGGACTTAACAAGTGTTCTCTGGCCTACTTACTGTACATATCGCCTTCAAGCACTAACTTATCTGAGTTTATTTGGGGCAGCTggtatttattttcctttctctctaATATGCTTCACACTTCTCATTAAATCAGCCTGTAGATGTGCTCTGTGATCCTGTAACATGTATTTATGAGTTGTTGATCCTTCTTACTTTGATCCCTAACCTCTTTGCTCTCTCCTCAGGGCCACTGATGGTGATTGTAGAGTACTGTAAACATGGAAACCTCTCCAGCTACCTAAAGAGCAAGCGCGGAGAGTACAGTCCCTACAAGGTAAATGATGTGTAACCCACATGCAGCACAATAAAGTGCAGTCGACCTCTGAAGTGGTTGCACTCAGTCCAGGCCACTGCACACAGCCACACCACAGACCACAGACCATTACACAGCAATGCACTACAGTACTGACTCACACGTCTTATCTAATTTGGATGTTATTGTGATGTATACAAACAATACCTGCATGCTGAATAGTATACTATTATCCTGTATGTTCTAACTTTTATCCACTGATTTTCTCAACCGACGTCTGTATTCAACAGAGGAAGCGAGTGGATAGCCAAAAGTGGGCATCTGGAGAGGAGGATGTGACTGAAGGGGATCTGGGTCTGGGGAAGATTGCCCAGCTGGACATCTGCACAGGAACGGCTGTCTGCTCCAGAGCTGGAGACAAGGCTTCAGGCAGCAGTGTGGACACTCAGGAAGGTACTGAAGTCATTTTCACTTTTGCACTCAGCTCATTGCTATTGTCAATCCTAGTTCATTTATGATTGTAAAATACATCATGTGACCACAGAGAGCTCAGACCATGACCATCTGACCATGGAGGACCTGATATGCTACAGCTTCCAGGTGGCCAAAGGCATGGAGTTTCTGTCCTCTCGCAAGGTGAAAACAAATGATTTGGATATCAGTGCGTGTGCATGTAGGCATCCAAATTATATTTAATGATCGCTCTTTGATGCATGTGAATGTAAattcctctttttctgtttcctctgcagtgtATCCACAGGGATCTAGCAGCCAGGAACATCCTGCTTTCAGAGAACAATGTGGTGAAGATCTGCGACTTCGGCCTCGCTAGAGATGTCTACAAAGACCCTGACTATGTCCGCAAAGGCGATGTGAGTCCCGTGAACTGACGCATAGATAATCTATCGTACTATTTAGGTTTGTGAAGCAGTAAAATTGACATCATCATTGCTGCAGGCTCGTCTGCCTCTGAAGTGGATGGCTCCTGAGACCATCTTCGACCGGGTGTACACCACACAAAGTGATGTTTGGTCCTTTGGGGTCCTTCTCTGGGAGATCTTTTCCTTGGGTAAACCTTGTAGTAATAACTAGCACACACAACACTGGATACATAATGACCACTTTATACCTCCAATACCACCTCTGTCATTTCTCCTACAGGGGCTTCTCCCTATCCGGGTGTTTGCATCGATGAGTCTTTCTGTAGGAGGCTTAAGGAAGGCACCAGGATGAGACCTCCAGAGTACGCCACCACTGAGATGTGAGTGGAAAGTTGACATGAAGCACTTAAACACACCACAGAAATGTAACTTGATCCGCTGTCTTACTGTGATCCGAATTACTTGTGTCCATAGATACCAGACCATGTTGGACTGTTGGCTGGATCGACCCACAGACAGGCCAACATTTGCAGAACTGGTTGAACATCTGGGCAACCTGCTACAGGCCAGTGCTCAACAGGTCCGTTTGTatcaatgctaatgctaatagtTTCCATTTAGATTAATTATTTCCTTTCTAGATTTGACTCAACATATTCTATTTAGCACTCATGGAGAAATCTGTCACACAAAGGGCGGATGCAACAGTTTCTGCACAATAGTTCATGATACAATTTAGATCAAAGGCCCAATTTGACTTTTCATTACATCACACTGTTGCCTGTATAATAAATGCACAGCTGATTGCAACACGTTTACACCCCTTCACTGAGTGTTGCCATGTTATTCTGGTAAATTTAGGAAGTCAGTACCTGAAGTTGAAATagacaaaacagataaatgcaAATTAGTTACATCAGAAAAAAGTAGTTACCAGAATGTACTATAATGTGATTAATATCACAGATTTACaatattcaacattttagattttttaaaatatttgtactcatttgttttattagtaagtgtaattaaatgttccagtgtGTATTTGAGGTGATGTCATTCTTGCTCTCCAGGATGGGAAGGACTACATCCCTCTAACAGCAGGTAATGAGACAGAGGCATCTCCAGTGACCCCTGAGCCCAGGAGCCCCTACAGCACGCCCCAAAGTGGAGAAATCCTGGAAGCTCAGCTTCACTATGACAACGCACCATCCCTGGGGTCAGCACGATGCTCCTACTTCTCACTGTCTACTGTCACTTCAAAATGTTGAGGTGCTTACATGTGGATTTTCATTCATTGACTCATCTTCTGTGTGCAGAGCGTCCCAGCAGAGTGAAAGGTGCAGCAGGCCCCTCAGTGTGAAGACGTTTGAGGACATCCCTGTGGAGCACAGCAGCGTCATGGTGAGTGTCTCTGAATGTGCTCCATCAACACACAGTGTGCCTCAGTCATAAAATGGCAGTAGTCACAAATTAATAAATCCTACATAGAGGGACTTAAAGTGTTACAAAATATTATGTCATAAAATCTGATGATCGAGACTACTTTCAATATAGTGCATCAATCTTTAAGGCAAGTTGTTCATGAGTGCAAGTCAGTCTGTTTAAAGGGGAAACTAATGATGTTGAGTAAGGCCTCATTTTTCACTGCTAAACATATTTATAAAGACACATGTTTGTTCACATCGGTTGCTTTCTTATAGGAGGGTCACACAGACAGTGGTATGTGCTTTTCACCAGAGGAGGTAAAGGGTTTGAATCAGCTGCCAACTACGCCTAACTTCAGGTGAGGATATCAGCATATAACCCACACTACATTAAACCCAGTGTCACTCATATAACTACAATCTGTTACTGTAAATCTAATTTTCCTAGTTAACATTTTTCAGGGTTTATGATTCTGAACGTCTAgatccttcttttctctccacagCCAGCTGCTGCGCTGTAAGAGCAAAGAGTCTGTGGCATCAGAGTCGTCCAATCAGACGAGCGGGTACCAGTCAGGGTACCATTCTGACGACACAGACACCCCGATCTACGCTAACGAGGAGGTGATAATGAAGCACAACATGCTGAAGAAACCTCCGCTGCCCAAGACGCCAGACAAGTTCAACGTGGAGATCCGTTACAGCACGCCACCTGTCTGACCCCAGATATTCCCCCAACCCTTAACCCTGAGTCATCtcactgtacagtatttgtttacCTTCCACAGGTGTCACACTTTAGGAACAATCGCAAAAGAGCTCTGTTCACTGTGACGTTGAGATATTTTTATAACTTAATAAATCAGCTGGGGAAAATGAAGGTTGTATGATAAGTGTGTAAGCTCTCTTTGGACAGCCGGAGGAATGCTATCATGTTTACACAGCATGTGAAGGCCTGCGGAGCCGAGACATGAGGGCACGCCTACTTCCTGAGGCGCAAATCCACCCGCTTCCTCTATTGCAGGAAATGGCATCTGGAATTTTTAGATAATTGaatcagcaaatgttttctttctttctttctttcttttcattccctctctctctctctctctctctattttttatattgtgttgGCACACTGAATGCCCAGTAAAGAGGAAGTTCTCTCAGATCAATCTGAACAATGTTTCTAGAGTCACATTTGTACAGTTCCTTTATTCATATgacttactgtattttattgaaaatgtattgaCTAAACCTGCAATAAATGTAAG is a window of Thunnus thynnus chromosome 8, fThuThy2.1, whole genome shotgun sequence DNA encoding:
- the kdr gene encoding vascular endothelial growth factor receptor 2 isoform X1, whose translation is MMALAVSVIPLLGIIMEISCVAAIELRFMPDPPTLNIYGIHRMNKSDNLELTCRGRQYLRWTTPPTSTRFSTSDCSGSGLFCTRLEIYNATANETGQYRCSYRDLKVEDGKTSVAAYVFVHDYKVPFVPSEKEYEVVFIREGERVVIPCRGSMENLNVTLHTKYPNKELHPDGKDSLWDARTGFTVPSYLISYAGVVSCQTRIGNETFKSPLYIVAVVGYKIYDLTLNPTQVRLSVGERLVLSCTAHTELNVAMEFNWTHSGQALTSVNGSRLTYATPHKKKLWDSLELSNTLIVENVTVDHTGEYTCTAFSGQMEKKASAFLTVYEKPFIDMKEPWTKVWEANVGDQTSTVIPVKYSAYPEPSIKWLKNGFPLRDDYRIRQRGDALVIRGVTEMDAGNYTMVLTNKITKEEQRRSFQLLVNVPPHIIEKEVAMDTDVYPYGSSPTLRCTARGFPTPAHIQWQWMSKEDCPNAFPSGLMKSEVQLAACKGWRDISNSTGHNPIERIFTDTDHAQKKIMSSLKIQKAEAHALYRCLAANKVGEDSRIIFFHVTRGLELSVSPSNEPLEEDDVVLRCKADRLIYNNLAWFRVNNISESEQIASVQSCRSVPPQWKPLSHVKSSSVRGTNVTLDLPLPNASRQDEGLYACQVENIKTGERTCLLRRLSLRGLEAARILNNLTDQKANVSATITLLCNATGTPNPTVVWTKNNHTVVEGSGVILSQRNHDLTIQRVKKEDSGLYTCTACNSRGCDTSQAFLTTEGAEEKTNVELIVPIGSVVIAMFFWLLIVFVIRGRKRPNGGDLKTGYLSMILDSEDMPMDEQCERLTYDANKWEFPRDRLKLGEPLGRGAFGQVVEAAAFGIEKATTCTTVAVKMLKEGATSSEYRALMSELKILIHIGHHLNVVNLLGACTKPGGPLMVIVEYCKHGNLSSYLKSKRGEYSPYKRKRVDSQKWASGEEDVTEGDLGLGKIAQLDICTGTAVCSRAGDKASGSSVDTQEESSDHDHLTMEDLICYSFQVAKGMEFLSSRKCIHRDLAARNILLSENNVVKICDFGLARDVYKDPDYVRKGDARLPLKWMAPETIFDRVYTTQSDVWSFGVLLWEIFSLGASPYPGVCIDESFCRRLKEGTRMRPPEYATTEIYQTMLDCWLDRPTDRPTFAELVEHLGNLLQASAQQDGKDYIPLTAGNETEASPVTPEPRSPYSTPQSGEILEAQLHYDNAPSLGASQQSERCSRPLSVKTFEDIPVEHSSVMEGHTDSGMCFSPEEVKGLNQLPTTPNFSQLLRCKSKESVASESSNQTSGYQSGYHSDDTDTPIYANEEVIMKHNMLKKPPLPKTPDKFNVEIRYSTPPV
- the kdr gene encoding vascular endothelial growth factor receptor 2 isoform X2, whose amino-acid sequence is MMALAVSVIPLLGIIMEISCVAAIELRFMPDPPTLNIYGIHRMNKSDNLELTCRGRQYLRWTTPPTSTRFSTSDCSGSGLFCTRLEIYNATANETGQYRCSYRDLKVEDGKTSVAAYVFVHDYKVPFVPSEKEYEVVFIREGERVVIPCRGSMENLNVTLHTYPNKELHPDGKDSLWDARTGFTVPSYLISYAGVVSCQTRIGNETFKSPLYIVAVVGYKIYDLTLNPTQVRLSVGERLVLSCTAHTELNVAMEFNWTHSGQALTSVNGSRLTYATPHKKKLWDSLELSNTLIVENVTVDHTGEYTCTAFSGQMEKKASAFLTVYEKPFIDMKEPWTKVWEANVGDQTSTVIPVKYSAYPEPSIKWLKNGFPLRDDYRIRQRGDALVIRGVTEMDAGNYTMVLTNKITKEEQRRSFQLLVNVPPHIIEKEVAMDTDVYPYGSSPTLRCTARGFPTPAHIQWQWMSKEDCPNAFPSGLMKSEVQLAACKGWRDISNSTGHNPIERIFTDTDHAQKKIMSSLKIQKAEAHALYRCLAANKVGEDSRIIFFHVTRGLELSVSPSNEPLEEDDVVLRCKADRLIYNNLAWFRVNNISESEQIASVQSCRSVPPQWKPLSHVKSSSVRGTNVTLDLPLPNASRQDEGLYACQVENIKTGERTCLLRRLSLRGLEAARILNNLTDQKANVSATITLLCNATGTPNPTVVWTKNNHTVVEGSGVILSQRNHDLTIQRVKKEDSGLYTCTACNSRGCDTSQAFLTTEGAEEKTNVELIVPIGSVVIAMFFWLLIVFVIRGRKRPNGGDLKTGYLSMILDSEDMPMDEQCERLTYDANKWEFPRDRLKLGEPLGRGAFGQVVEAAAFGIEKATTCTTVAVKMLKEGATSSEYRALMSELKILIHIGHHLNVVNLLGACTKPGGPLMVIVEYCKHGNLSSYLKSKRGEYSPYKRKRVDSQKWASGEEDVTEGDLGLGKIAQLDICTGTAVCSRAGDKASGSSVDTQEESSDHDHLTMEDLICYSFQVAKGMEFLSSRKCIHRDLAARNILLSENNVVKICDFGLARDVYKDPDYVRKGDARLPLKWMAPETIFDRVYTTQSDVWSFGVLLWEIFSLGASPYPGVCIDESFCRRLKEGTRMRPPEYATTEIYQTMLDCWLDRPTDRPTFAELVEHLGNLLQASAQQDGKDYIPLTAGNETEASPVTPEPRSPYSTPQSGEILEAQLHYDNAPSLGASQQSERCSRPLSVKTFEDIPVEHSSVMEGHTDSGMCFSPEEVKGLNQLPTTPNFSQLLRCKSKESVASESSNQTSGYQSGYHSDDTDTPIYANEEVIMKHNMLKKPPLPKTPDKFNVEIRYSTPPV